Proteins from a single region of Oryza brachyantha chromosome 6, ObraRS2, whole genome shotgun sequence:
- the LOC102701271 gene encoding probable sulfate transporter 3.4: MVVNNKVDSLSYDVEAPPATPAVVSAPPTPRGEAAMVMMTPPVAAAGSVGVEVHKVSAPERRSTAKALRQRLAEVFFPDDPLHQFKNQSFARRLVLALQYFFPIFQWGSAYDLRLLRSDVISGLTIASLAIPQGISYAKLANLPPIIGLYSSFVPPLIYSLLGSSRDLAVGPVSIASLVMGSMLRQAVSPDQEPILYLQLAFTSTFFAGVFQASLGFLRLGFIVDFLSKATLTGFMGGAAIIVSLQQLKGLLGIVHFTSQMGFIQVMHSVIKHRDEWAWQTIVMGLAFLLVLLATRHISSRNPKLFWVSAAAPLTSVIISTIISFVCKAHGISIIGNLPKGLNPPSVNMLTFSGSYVGLAINTGIMTGILSLTEGIAVGRTFASINNYQVDGNKEMMAIGVMNMAGSCASCYVTTGSFSRSAVNYSAGCKTAVSNIVMAAAVLVTLLFLMPLFHYTPNVILSAIIITAVIGLIDFQGAAKLWKVDKLDFLACMAAFFGVLLVSVQMGLAIAVGISLFKILLQVTRPNMVIKGVIPGTQSYRSMVQYREAMRVPSFLVVGVESAIYFANSMYLVERIVRFLREEEERALKSNQCPVRCIILDMSAVAAIDTSGLDALAELNRVLDKRNVELVLANPVGSVTERLYNSVVGKTFGSDRVFFSVAEAVAAAPHKAQP; encoded by the exons ATGGTGGTGAACAACAAGGTGGACAGCCTCTCGTACGACGtggaggcgccgccggcgaccccgGCGGTGGTCTCtgccccgccgacgccgcggggtgaggcggcgatggtgatgatgacgccgccggtggcggcggcggggagcgtAGGGGTGGAGGTGCACAAGGTGTCGGCGCCGGAGAGGCGGTCGACGGCGAAGGCGCTGCGGCAGCGGCTGGCGGAGGTGTTCTTCCCCGACGACCCGCTGCACCAGTTCAAGAACCAGTCGTtcgcgcggcggctggtgcTGGCTCTCCAGTACTTCTTCCCCATCTTCCAGTGGGGCTCCGCCTAcgacctccgcctcctccgctccgACGTCATCTCCGGCCTCACCATTGCCAGCCTCGCCATCCCCCAG GGAATCAGCTACGCCAAGCTCGCCAACCTGCCTCCAATCATTGGCCTGT ATTCGAGCTTCGTGCCGCCGCTGATCTACTCGCTGCTGGGGAGCTCCCGGGACCTGGCGGTGGGGCCGGTGTCGATCGCGTCGCTGGTGATGGGCTCCATGCTCCGGCAGGCCGTGTCGCCGGACCAGGAGCCCATCCTCTACCTCCAGCTCGCCTTCACCTCCACCTTCTTCGCCGGCGTCTTCCAGGCCTCCCTCGGCTTCCTCAG GCTGGGGTTCATCGTGGATTTCCTGTCGAAGGCGACGCTGACGGGGTTcatgggcggcgcggcgatcATCGTGTCGCTGCAGCAGCTGAAGGGGCTGCTCGGGATCGTCCACTTCACGTCGCAGATGGGGTTCATCCAGGTGATGCACTCCGTCATCAAGCACCGCGACGAGTGGGCGTGGCAGACCATCGTCATGGgcctcgccttcctcctcgtcctcctcgccacgCGCCACATC AGTTCCAGGAATCCAAAGCTTTTCTGGGTGTCAGCAGCTGCTCCACTGACATCAGTGATCATCTCTACCATCATCTCTTTCGTCTGCAAAGCTCATGGCATTAGTATT ATTGGCAACCTCCCCAAGGGATTGAACCCTCCTTCAGTGAACATGCTGACCTTCAGTGGCTCCTATGTAGGATTAGCCATAAACACAGGAATCATGACAGGCATCTTGTCTCTCACT GAAGGAATAGCCGTAGGCAGGACATTtgcatccatcaacaactaccaGGTTGATGGAAACAAGGAGATGATGGCCATTGGTGTCATGAACATGGCAGGCTCATGTGCATCCTGCTATGTCACCACAG GATCGTTCTCGAGGTCGGCGGTGAACTACAGCGCCGGGTGCAAGACGGCGGTGTCGAACATcgtgatggcggcggcggtgctggtgACGCTGCTGTTCCTGATGCCGCTGTTCCACTACACCCCCAACGTGATCCTGTCGGCGATCATCATCACGGCGGTGATCGGCCTCATCGACTTCCAGGGCGCCGCCAAGCTCTGGAAGGTTGACAAGCTCGACTTCCTGGCCTGCATGGCCGCCTTCTTCGgcgtcctcctcgtctccgTCCAGATgggcctcgccatcgccgtcggcaTCTCGCTGTTCAAGATCCTGCTGCAGGTGACCCGGCCGAACATGGTGATCAAGGGCGTCATCCCCGGCACGCAGAGCTACCGGAGCATGGTGCAGTACAGGGAGGCCATGAGGGTGCCGTccttcctcgtcgtcggcgtcgagtCGGCGATCTACTTCGCCAACTCCATGTACCTCGTCGAGAGGATCGTGAGGTTTCTccgggaggaagaagagagggcTCTCAAGTCGAACCAGTGCCCTGTCAGATGCATCATCCTCGACATGAGTG CTGTGGCAGCGATCGACACGAGTGGCCTGGATGCACTTGCAGAGCTGAACAGGGTCCTGGACAAAAGAAACGTCGAG CTGGTACTGGCAAACCCGGTGGGATCAGTGACGGAGAGGCTGTACAACTCGGTGGTCGGCAAGACGTTCGGCTCGGACCGCGTGTTCTTCAGCGTCGCCgaggccgtcgcggcggcgccacACAAAGCGCAGCCCTGA
- the LOC102701551 gene encoding DNA-repair protein XRCC1, translated as MAGDEIGVARESELLGRFVLASMPESSSDPSSGRGKSSKRNLPSWMGSRDGEENPGKKKQQTQKGSDFSKLLDGVVFVLSGFVNPERSTLRSQALAMGAEYRPDWASDCTLLVCAFANTPKFRQVESDNGTIVSKEWIIESHSQRKLVDIEPYLMHVGKPWRKNELVESDEDKKKPHKERHKQVERSHIKASPSADKEARHPDSASKQFSPTKIKQWAMDDLCQTISWLESQEEKPEPNELKAIAAEGVITCLQDAIESLKQGNDVKGVAEQWSFVPRVVHELVELDGRRKDDSLSKEQLSQLAIKCKKIYQIEFAHMQGNDKKHQSKPRPDDAQYDSDDTIEMTEEEIELACRQLPGGCGR; from the exons ATggcgggcgacgagattggAGTCGCCAGGGAGAG CGAGTTATTGGGCAGGTTCGTGCTAGCCAGCATGCCGGAATCGAGTTCGGATCCTAGCAGCGGTAGGGGGAAGTCGTCCAAGAGGAATCTCCCTTCCTGGATGGGTTCGAGAGACGGGGAGGAAAATCCGGgcaagaagaagcagcagacCCAGAAAGGATCGGATTTCTCCAAACTTTTG GATGGAGTGGTGTTTGTGCTTTCAGGGTTTGTGAACCCTGAAAGGAGCACGTTGCGCTCCCAAGCATTGGCTATGGGAGCCGAGTATCGACCCGATTGGGCATCAGATTGCACCCTTCTCGTTTGCGCTTTCGCCAATACCCCCAAGTTTCGACAGGTCGAATCGGACAATGGAACCATTGTCTCCAAG GAGTGGATCATAGAGTCTCACAGCCAAAGAAAACTTGTTGATATCGAGCCTTACCTTATGCATGTTGGAAAACCATGGAGAAAAAATGAGCTAGTTGAATCCGATGAAG ATAAGAAGAAGCCACATAAAGAGCGCCACAAGCAAGTTGAGCGATCTCATATCAAGGCATCACCCTCTGCAGACAAAGAG GCAAGACATCCAGACTCTGCTAGCAAACAATTTTCTCcaactaaaataaaacaatgggCAATGGATGATTTGTGTCAGACAATATCATGGTTAGAGAGCCAAGAAGAGAAG CCAGAACCAAATGAATTGAAGGCAATTGCTGCTGAAGGGGTTATCACTTGTTTGCAAGATGCCATAGAATCTCTCAAGCAAGGAAAT GATGTCAAGGGAGTGGCAGAGCAGTGGAGCTTTGTCCCCCGTGTCGTCCATGAGCTGGTAGAACTAgatggaagaagaaaagatgactcattatcaaaagaacaaCTCTCCCAGCTAGCAATCAAATGCAAAAAGATTTATCAGATTGAGTTTGCCCACATGCAAGGCAATGACAAGAAGCATCAGAGTAAACCAAGACCAGATGATGCCCAGTATGACAGTGATGACACGATTGAAATGACAGAAGAAGAGATTGAACTCGCCTGCAGACAACTCCCAGGGGGATGCGGACGATAG